In the Fibrella aestuarina BUZ 2 genome, one interval contains:
- a CDS encoding YncE family protein, producing MQNRIMLTICLLWAGSVLAQPSPNYHLVKKTVVGGEGGWDYLMADADGGRLYLSHGTQVEVLNLRTHQKIGVVKPTPGVHGIAVVPSANVGYTTNGRTHSATLFDLKTLQPSREIPTGLKPDAIRYDAFSGRVFIFNNEGNSATVLEAATGKVVGTVELGGAPEAAVSDDNGLLFVNLEDKNEVVVFDANTLAVKHRWPLGTGQEPTGLAFDQARHRLFSTCHNQQMIVLDSQSGKVLATVPIGSGVDGAVFDTATGSAISSNGEGSLTVVRETKPGQFEAIQTLPTQRGARTITIDPVSHHIFVITADYGTAPAPTAENPRPRPSVLPDTFVLLEYGID from the coding sequence ATGCAAAACCGGATTATGCTGACAATTTGCCTGCTTTGGGCAGGCTCTGTCCTGGCGCAACCATCGCCTAATTATCACCTCGTCAAAAAGACAGTAGTCGGCGGGGAGGGAGGTTGGGATTATCTCATGGCCGATGCCGATGGCGGGCGGCTGTACCTCTCGCATGGTACACAGGTAGAGGTACTGAACTTGAGAACGCATCAGAAAATCGGGGTTGTTAAGCCTACACCTGGGGTTCATGGTATTGCGGTAGTACCCAGTGCCAACGTAGGTTACACAACCAACGGCCGCACGCATTCAGCGACACTATTTGACCTGAAAACACTTCAGCCGAGCCGGGAGATACCGACGGGGCTTAAGCCCGATGCCATCCGCTACGATGCCTTCTCGGGGCGGGTATTCATTTTCAATAACGAAGGCAACAGCGCGACCGTGCTTGAAGCCGCTACGGGCAAGGTTGTCGGTACGGTCGAGTTGGGAGGTGCCCCCGAAGCCGCTGTCAGCGATGACAATGGCCTGCTATTTGTCAACTTAGAAGACAAAAATGAGGTGGTTGTATTCGACGCGAACACGTTGGCAGTGAAGCATCGCTGGCCGCTTGGCACGGGTCAAGAACCCACCGGGCTGGCCTTCGACCAGGCCCGCCATCGGTTGTTCAGCACCTGCCACAACCAGCAAATGATTGTGCTGGATTCGCAGTCGGGGAAGGTACTGGCAACGGTGCCCATTGGCAGTGGGGTGGATGGGGCCGTTTTTGATACAGCAACTGGATCGGCGATTTCGTCCAATGGCGAAGGTTCACTAACGGTGGTGCGCGAAACTAAACCGGGGCAGTTTGAAGCCATACAGACCCTGCCGACCCAACGCGGTGCCCGCACCATCACCATTGACCCGGTGAGCCACCATATTTTTGTCATAACGGCTGACTATGGCACCGCCCCCGCTCCCACGGCCGAGAACCCCCGGCCCCGTCCATCAGTACTACCCGATACGTTCGTATTGCTGGAATACGGCATTGACTGA
- a CDS encoding outer membrane beta-barrel protein produces the protein MNQSIRFLTVGLLYYVLSTLWFCSVSAQGQFLQPTGELSGQVLDAANQQPLPFAAVTVRVAKAGRDTLVGGTTADAAGHYVVQHLPLGTATVLVSFVGYETASQAITLTDKPLVLAPVSLRADATLLKEVKVQGEKSDLSLSAEKRVFNVGKNLTSVGNTAEALLRSVPSITIDESGNASLRNMATTIYVNGKPTQLTLAQIPANQIESVEVITNPSARYDASTSGGIVNLVLKRNREAGYNGMVSVGLGQNHRYDATANLDWHEGRWNVTTLYSFNATQNPLTGYVSRVSNGANGKPTSFYDQNTNLSLNNTFHNGRLAIDYAVNPRNVFTVAGTVASGAFNTVSAQTYTFRDAVGNRTAYGGRNLDPQNNFTNLGAEFDWKHSFARKGQELTLLTSLTRNQVSNAANWLTTAYNAESSATPGTSQPTYPERDRIDGRIIGTQRLVQLDYVHPLSDSAKWEFGVRSYTYNRDTKYFFNQLLEGSSAYVLLPTYSQDADIRETVNAVYALYSKKLRSGIDIQAGLRLEQSSLHGLSRFDGSTFGYNYPSNTGQNWFKSFFPSFSATKKLSEASELNFSLSRKVGRPNFRHLFVGIQANDRQNITIGNPAVRPEFINTAELTYTCTKGPLQSLSTAYYIYEDHTIKPFTSPLATDSSILVTTFINVNADIQYGIDQTLKLDIGKKLSLTGNVNLRQFTIQSSTISNSAWVYNAKLILTYRFPAGVTAQVSGFRDSRGVSLQGYRLPVNALDLALRKGFWDNRGSIVFTVNDAFNSRRFVSVLDQPLLYQTSMNRREVRFYKLTVQLPLGKPATTRRTQRRLDRPDVDFSN, from the coding sequence ATGAATCAATCTATTCGTTTTCTTACGGTCGGTTTGCTGTATTACGTACTGAGTACACTGTGGTTTTGCAGCGTTTCGGCACAGGGGCAGTTTCTGCAACCTACGGGAGAGTTGTCGGGCCAGGTGCTCGATGCCGCTAACCAGCAACCGCTGCCGTTTGCTGCCGTGACCGTTCGGGTCGCGAAGGCCGGGCGCGACACGCTGGTGGGTGGTACTACCGCTGACGCAGCCGGCCATTACGTCGTTCAGCACCTTCCGCTCGGCACTGCCACGGTCCTTGTCTCTTTCGTCGGTTACGAAACGGCGAGTCAGGCTATCACCCTGACCGACAAACCGCTGGTACTGGCTCCGGTTAGTCTCCGTGCCGACGCAACCCTGCTGAAAGAAGTCAAGGTGCAGGGCGAAAAGTCAGACCTCTCGCTGAGTGCCGAAAAGCGCGTGTTCAACGTAGGTAAGAACCTGACATCGGTGGGCAACACCGCCGAGGCTTTGCTACGTAGTGTACCCTCGATTACCATCGACGAAAGCGGCAACGCCAGCCTGCGTAACATGGCTACGACGATTTACGTCAACGGCAAACCCACCCAACTAACGCTGGCCCAGATTCCGGCCAATCAGATTGAGTCGGTCGAGGTCATTACGAATCCGTCGGCCCGGTACGATGCCTCTACATCGGGCGGAATCGTGAATTTAGTGCTGAAGCGCAACCGGGAAGCGGGCTACAACGGTATGGTCAGCGTCGGCTTAGGCCAGAACCACCGCTACGATGCCACGGCCAACCTCGACTGGCACGAAGGCCGCTGGAACGTAACAACGCTCTACAGCTTCAATGCCACCCAAAACCCCCTGACGGGCTATGTTAGCCGCGTCAGCAACGGGGCCAATGGCAAGCCCACAAGTTTCTACGATCAGAACACGAACCTCAGCCTCAACAACACCTTTCACAACGGGCGGCTGGCTATTGATTACGCAGTTAATCCGCGTAACGTATTCACAGTGGCCGGTACGGTAGCCTCCGGGGCTTTCAACACCGTGTCGGCCCAAACCTACACCTTTCGGGATGCGGTGGGCAACCGCACGGCCTACGGGGGCCGCAACCTCGACCCGCAGAACAACTTCACCAACCTTGGCGCGGAGTTCGACTGGAAACACAGTTTCGCCCGGAAAGGGCAGGAACTAACCCTGCTGACATCGCTGACACGCAATCAGGTTTCCAATGCCGCCAACTGGCTCACGACCGCCTACAACGCGGAGTCGAGCGCGACCCCGGGGACTTCTCAGCCAACGTACCCCGAACGCGACCGCATCGACGGGCGCATCATCGGGACGCAACGCTTGGTGCAACTCGACTACGTGCATCCGCTGAGCGATTCGGCCAAGTGGGAATTTGGAGTACGGAGCTACACCTACAACCGCGATACCAAGTACTTCTTCAACCAACTCCTCGAAGGATCGAGTGCGTATGTATTGCTGCCTACCTATTCGCAGGATGCCGATATTCGCGAGACGGTCAACGCTGTTTACGCGCTCTACAGCAAGAAGTTGCGGAGTGGCATTGACATTCAGGCCGGGCTGCGGCTTGAGCAGTCGAGCCTGCACGGACTATCGCGTTTCGACGGCAGCACCTTTGGCTACAACTACCCCTCCAACACGGGGCAAAACTGGTTCAAGTCGTTTTTCCCTTCTTTTTCAGCGACAAAGAAACTGAGCGAAGCTTCAGAACTAAACTTTAGTCTCAGCCGGAAGGTAGGACGGCCCAATTTCCGGCATCTGTTCGTGGGTATTCAGGCCAACGACCGGCAGAACATCACCATCGGCAACCCGGCGGTGCGGCCCGAATTTATTAACACCGCCGAGCTGACCTACACCTGCACAAAAGGGCCACTGCAATCACTTTCGACGGCCTATTACATCTACGAAGACCACACCATCAAGCCCTTCACCAGCCCACTCGCCACCGACTCCAGTATCTTAGTCACTACATTTATCAACGTCAATGCCGATATTCAGTACGGTATCGACCAGACACTTAAGCTTGATATTGGTAAAAAGCTGAGTCTGACGGGCAACGTGAACCTGCGGCAGTTCACCATCCAGTCGAGTACCATCAGTAATTCAGCCTGGGTTTACAATGCCAAGCTGATCCTAACGTACCGCTTTCCAGCGGGGGTTACGGCCCAGGTAAGCGGGTTCCGTGACAGTCGGGGGGTAAGCCTGCAAGGATACCGCCTGCCGGTCAATGCCCTTGATCTTGCGCTGCGAAAGGGCTTTTGGGACAACCGGGGCAGCATCGTATTTACGGTGAACGATGCGTTTAACTCCCGCCGGTTTGTAAGCGTCTTAGACCAGCCGCTGCTTTATCAAACAAGCATGAACCGGCGCGAAGTACGTTTCTACAAGCTCACCGTGCAACTGCCCTTGGGCAAACCCGCCACCACCCGACGCACCCAGCGCCGACTTGATCGCCCGGATGTTGATTTCAGCAATTGA
- a CDS encoding metallophosphoesterase, which translates to MPTCICKRSSVFIWLVWIGLVTSTCRSPTTESPIPTPTVRVLPQSITFFALADWGVGGLFHQQAVADQLNQFAGSLSPSFLVFAGDNFYTDGVQSISDPKWQLNFERVYTGSYLPQAFAMALGNHDYQGNVQAQLDYGLKHPRWQLPDRYYTKVFANNGVTVRLVILDTNPFLTIYRQNPATYPDILQNTDRQLRWADSVLTHSKETCTIVVGHHPVYSAGADHGDQPELIDRLLPLLQKHKAPVYLSGHSHTLQHLPVGLTDFIISGGGGAPLGSIADSTRCAFGRASGGFAVVSVNADSLRLSFVNSSGQVLYQYGKRLIQ; encoded by the coding sequence ATGCCGACCTGCATTTGTAAGCGGAGCAGCGTTTTTATCTGGCTGGTGTGGATCGGCTTGGTAACCAGCACCTGCCGTTCTCCAACTACCGAATCACCGATACCTACGCCAACCGTGCGGGTGTTACCTCAGAGTATAACATTCTTCGCGCTTGCTGATTGGGGCGTGGGTGGCTTATTTCACCAGCAGGCCGTAGCCGACCAGCTAAATCAATTCGCAGGTAGTTTGTCCCCCTCCTTTCTGGTGTTTGCTGGAGACAACTTCTACACGGACGGTGTACAATCAATCAGCGACCCCAAATGGCAGTTGAACTTTGAACGAGTGTATACCGGTAGCTATTTGCCTCAAGCGTTTGCAATGGCCTTGGGTAATCATGACTACCAGGGGAATGTTCAGGCTCAGCTTGATTACGGGTTGAAACACCCGCGTTGGCAACTGCCGGATCGTTACTACACAAAGGTTTTTGCCAACAACGGCGTAACGGTTCGTTTGGTAATACTTGACACCAATCCCTTCCTCACTATCTACCGTCAGAATCCGGCGACTTATCCAGACATTCTACAAAATACGGATCGACAATTACGCTGGGCCGATAGTGTTTTAACCCACTCCAAAGAAACCTGTACGATTGTGGTAGGCCATCATCCTGTTTACTCGGCGGGGGCCGATCATGGCGACCAACCTGAGTTGATCGACCGGCTGCTGCCTTTGCTTCAGAAGCACAAGGCGCCAGTGTACCTAAGCGGCCACTCTCACACATTACAACATTTGCCGGTTGGACTAACCGACTTTATTATTTCGGGTGGCGGAGGTGCGCCCCTGGGAAGTATCGCTGATTCAACACGTTGCGCCTTTGGCCGGGCCAGTGGTGGCTTCGCCGTTGTTTCCGTCAATGCCGACAGCCTACGTTTATCTTTCGTCAATTCTTCCGGTCAGGTGCTGTACCAATACGGTAAGCGACTGATTCAGTGA
- a CDS encoding RNA polymerase sigma factor, translated as MPVIFRRSKNLALPDIIEGCRREKPAAQKQLFEAYYSFGVSICLRYAGSREEAEEMFDDGFLRVLNKISYYDPEQPFDAWFRTVMVHSAIDHYRRNKSPLTYTDIDEAYDVGESDQLLERLAADDIMAVVQQLPPAYRTVFSLHVVDGYSHPEIAQMLGIHEGTSRSNLAKARQKLQELLMDWNSTCSVNRRNYV; from the coding sequence ATGCCTGTGATATTCAGACGAAGCAAAAACCTGGCACTGCCCGACATCATCGAAGGGTGCCGTCGTGAAAAACCGGCGGCTCAGAAGCAGTTGTTCGAGGCTTATTACAGCTTTGGCGTTAGCATTTGTCTGCGTTACGCGGGAAGTCGGGAAGAAGCGGAGGAAATGTTTGACGACGGTTTTCTGCGGGTGCTCAACAAAATCTCGTACTATGACCCGGAGCAACCGTTTGATGCCTGGTTTCGGACCGTTATGGTGCATTCGGCCATCGACCACTACCGGCGCAATAAATCCCCGCTGACCTACACCGACATTGACGAAGCGTATGATGTTGGTGAGTCCGATCAGTTGTTGGAGCGTTTGGCCGCCGATGACATTATGGCTGTGGTTCAGCAGCTTCCGCCCGCTTACCGTACCGTTTTCTCTCTGCATGTTGTCGATGGGTATTCCCATCCCGAAATAGCCCAGATGCTGGGTATTCATGAGGGTACATCACGCTCAAATCTGGCAAAAGCGCGTCAGAAATTACAGGAATTGCTTATGGACTGGAACTCTACATGTTCAGTAAACCGACGAAACTATGTCTAA
- a CDS encoding TonB-dependent receptor, protein MRFLLLSLWLLPSLLLAQSRVTVSGYVRDARTGEALIGATVYAPLQKVGAQANAYGYYSLSLPQTADTIRVQASFIGYATRVEKLTTRTNQSVTISLTAEGQQLNEVVVQATANDDHVQRPQLSAINVPMKQIRTLPMIAGERDVLKVIQFLPGVQSGNEGTTGFFVRGGNIDQNLVLLDEATVYNPNHLFGLFSTFNVNALNSVNLIKGGFPAQYGGRLSSVLDITMREGNRYKFSGEGGIGLISSNLTLEGPLQRGKSSFIVSARRSYIDLLLKPFQSGGNSTNYSLYDLNAKLNYELGKRDHLFVSLFNGQDRAAFTGASSLNYGIGFGNRTATLRWNHLLGQKVFVNTSLLYNDYHLSLSTTQGNYYALLYTGIRDWSAKSMLEWYPSPTHQIRAGAQWTEHRFAPASYSAKVPKKGNPLTLQPDSLRYNYAHESAFFVNDEWRLSDKVAVSIGLRAPVYSAGGTTYARLEPRLTAKYAFSPQLSLKAAYTEMNQFLHLVPNSTASLPTDIWVSSSPIVKPQFSRQVAMGLFQSLQGNLYEISLEAYYKTMQNQVLFKQGTQLLFDTSIDTQLTFGRGESYGLEVFVRKNPGGQALSRLSGWLAYTLSKTTQTFADLNYGQPFPFTYDRRHVLSVVGTYELSPRWVLSANFVFNSGGAYTLPAGRVPVYGDGSLYDGTYYDYTSRNNARFRAYNRLDLSAIYRKKRHLGKKAYESEWVFSAYNVYSRLNPYFIYLTTDPTTKQPQARQVSLLPIIPGVSYNVKF, encoded by the coding sequence ATGCGTTTTCTACTTTTAAGTCTGTGGCTGCTGCCTTCCCTGTTGCTGGCTCAGTCGCGTGTTACCGTGAGTGGGTATGTGCGTGATGCCCGGACAGGCGAAGCGTTGATTGGTGCCACCGTGTATGCTCCGCTGCAAAAGGTCGGGGCACAGGCCAATGCCTACGGGTACTATTCGCTCAGTCTGCCCCAAACTGCCGATACCATTCGGGTGCAGGCCAGCTTTATTGGTTACGCAACCCGCGTTGAGAAGCTAACAACCCGAACAAATCAGAGCGTTACCATCTCGTTGACAGCCGAGGGTCAGCAGTTGAACGAAGTGGTGGTTCAGGCCACGGCCAATGACGATCATGTGCAACGCCCACAGCTATCGGCCATCAACGTACCGATGAAGCAGATTCGCACCCTGCCCATGATTGCCGGGGAGCGCGACGTGCTAAAGGTCATCCAGTTTTTGCCGGGGGTGCAGTCGGGCAACGAAGGGACAACGGGTTTCTTCGTGCGCGGGGGCAACATCGACCAGAATTTAGTGCTGCTCGACGAGGCCACCGTTTACAACCCCAACCACTTATTCGGCCTGTTCAGTACGTTCAACGTGAACGCTCTCAACAGCGTCAACCTCATTAAAGGCGGTTTCCCGGCGCAGTACGGTGGGCGACTTTCGTCGGTGCTGGACATTACCATGCGCGAAGGCAACCGCTACAAATTCAGTGGGGAAGGGGGCATTGGCCTGATTTCATCCAATCTGACGCTTGAAGGGCCGTTGCAACGGGGTAAATCATCATTTATCGTGTCAGCCCGTCGCAGTTACATTGATCTGCTGCTAAAACCGTTTCAAAGCGGGGGCAACAGTACCAACTATTCCCTCTACGACCTGAACGCCAAGCTCAACTACGAACTGGGCAAGCGTGACCACCTGTTCGTCAGCCTCTTCAACGGGCAGGATCGGGCCGCCTTTACCGGAGCCAGCAGCCTTAATTACGGTATCGGTTTTGGCAACCGCACGGCTACGCTCCGTTGGAATCACCTGTTGGGCCAAAAGGTGTTTGTCAATACTTCGCTGCTTTATAACGATTACCACCTGTCGTTGTCCACTACGCAGGGTAACTACTACGCGCTTCTCTACACGGGTATTCGGGATTGGTCGGCCAAGTCGATGCTGGAATGGTATCCCTCCCCGACTCATCAGATAAGAGCGGGTGCCCAATGGACCGAACACCGGTTTGCGCCCGCGTCGTACTCGGCAAAGGTGCCGAAGAAAGGAAACCCGTTGACGTTGCAGCCCGACAGCCTGCGCTATAATTACGCCCATGAATCAGCTTTTTTCGTCAATGATGAGTGGCGGCTATCCGACAAGGTGGCTGTCAGCATAGGGCTTCGTGCCCCGGTCTATTCAGCAGGTGGCACTACGTATGCGCGGCTCGAACCCCGCCTAACCGCTAAATACGCCTTCTCGCCCCAGTTATCGCTAAAAGCTGCCTATACGGAGATGAACCAGTTTCTTCATCTGGTGCCGAATAGCACGGCCTCCCTGCCTACCGACATTTGGGTGAGTAGCAGCCCAATTGTGAAGCCGCAATTTAGCCGACAAGTAGCGATGGGCCTGTTTCAAAGCCTACAAGGCAACCTCTACGAGATCAGTCTGGAAGCGTACTACAAAACGATGCAGAATCAGGTGCTTTTCAAGCAGGGAACGCAACTGCTTTTTGATACCAGCATTGATACACAACTCACCTTTGGCCGGGGTGAATCATACGGACTGGAAGTGTTTGTGCGTAAAAATCCGGGGGGGCAGGCACTCAGTCGGTTAAGCGGCTGGCTGGCTTATACCCTCTCGAAGACAACCCAGACCTTCGCGGATTTGAACTATGGACAACCGTTTCCGTTCACCTACGACCGTCGGCACGTACTGTCGGTAGTGGGTACGTATGAACTGAGTCCGCGCTGGGTCTTATCGGCCAACTTTGTCTTCAACAGCGGTGGAGCCTATACGCTACCTGCCGGTCGAGTGCCGGTGTACGGTGACGGTAGCCTGTACGATGGCACGTACTACGATTATACCAGCCGCAACAATGCCCGGTTCCGGGCCTACAATCGGCTCGACCTGAGTGCGATTTATCGTAAAAAGCGGCATTTGGGAAAGAAGGCGTATGAATCGGAGTGGGTGTTCAGTGCTTATAACGTTTACAGTCGGCTCAACCCCTATTTCATTTATCTAACCACCGACCCGACCACCAAACAGCCCCAGGCGCGGCAGGTGTCGCTGTTGCCTATCATCCCCGGCGTGAGCTATAATGTTAAATTCTGA
- a CDS encoding DUF4249 family protein, which produces MKPIQLSLLLICLALLVGCDRVITVAPVPYDGAVSIQSLITPGQVATAYIFRAVPYFDASISSNQLVARTAVVTLTNAENRETLRLDSTFNAVRCEYDYYFKGQRPVRAGQTYTLTVQVNGQTFTASATTTQRKATIDSVGYTSSYRDVYGEHEGVLVTFTDPVGVGDYYRYQMNRVIPDTVIRAETVISPCSIGKTTYVQEVGRSVYDDRNSDGTRQQIAVEPAFKHKQGQVAYIKLLTIDRNIFQFYDNLDRQKLAQFNPFVEPVYLTKPGQFGAGAVGVFGAYAVSDSVRFVYPE; this is translated from the coding sequence ATGAAACCGATTCAACTCTCCCTATTGCTTATTTGTCTGGCGTTGCTGGTCGGTTGTGACCGGGTTATCACGGTAGCTCCGGTGCCTTACGACGGAGCAGTCAGCATCCAGAGCCTGATTACACCGGGTCAGGTCGCCACGGCTTATATCTTCCGGGCGGTTCCGTATTTTGATGCGAGCATATCGAGCAATCAACTGGTTGCTCGCACGGCTGTCGTTACCCTGACCAATGCAGAAAACCGCGAAACCCTCCGCTTAGATTCTACTTTCAACGCAGTGCGTTGCGAATATGACTACTATTTCAAGGGTCAGCGTCCCGTGCGGGCAGGCCAAACCTATACGCTGACGGTGCAGGTAAATGGGCAGACGTTTACCGCGTCGGCTACAACCACGCAACGCAAAGCAACAATCGACAGCGTTGGCTATACGTCCTCATACCGTGACGTGTATGGCGAACATGAGGGTGTGCTGGTCACCTTCACCGATCCAGTCGGCGTAGGCGACTATTACCGCTATCAGATGAACCGCGTTATTCCCGACACCGTCATTCGGGCCGAAACGGTGATTAGTCCGTGCTCGATTGGTAAAACCACGTATGTGCAGGAAGTAGGCCGTTCGGTGTACGATGACCGCAATTCGGATGGCACCCGGCAACAAATTGCCGTAGAACCGGCCTTCAAGCATAAACAGGGTCAGGTAGCCTATATCAAACTCCTGACCATTGACCGTAACATCTTCCAGTTCTACGATAACCTCGACCGGCAGAAGTTGGCCCAGTTCAACCCCTTTGTCGAACCTGTGTACCTGACTAAACCCGGCCAGTTTGGTGCCGGGGCCGTTGGTGTCTTTGGTGCCTATGCAGTTTCAGACTCTGTACGGTTTGTGTACCCGGAGTAA
- a CDS encoding phosphatase PAP2 family protein codes for MNLSPVEKPGQRWHPRLLWVLIFTGWTLQGAAQSDSLLSESPYHAPRLSITRLVVPSAFIGTGIYTLSDNHAFNRFRVRGEIQDHIHGYRTHLDDYLAYGPSALLTGLTVAGVEGRSTPFDRAGLWLTANAIAGALTFGLKHTTGYVRPDGSNNQSFPSGHTSFAFAGAGVLDREFGRTNVLIPVAGYAMAGSTGYLRMVNDKHWISDVLVGAGIGLLSAEAAYHVYPWVKRKLTRRRNRHALSN; via the coding sequence ATGAATTTGTCGCCAGTTGAAAAGCCGGGGCAACGCTGGCACCCCCGGCTATTGTGGGTACTTATTTTTACCGGCTGGACGCTACAGGGTGCGGCTCAGTCCGATTCGTTGTTGAGCGAGTCGCCGTACCACGCGCCCCGGCTGTCAATTACCCGGTTAGTAGTTCCCTCCGCGTTCATCGGCACCGGGATTTATACGCTTTCGGATAACCACGCCTTCAACCGGTTTCGGGTACGTGGCGAGATTCAGGACCACATCCATGGGTACCGTACCCACCTCGACGATTACCTGGCCTATGGCCCCAGTGCGTTGCTGACCGGGCTGACGGTTGCTGGCGTGGAGGGCCGCTCTACGCCATTCGACCGGGCGGGTTTGTGGTTAACGGCCAACGCCATAGCGGGGGCCCTTACGTTCGGTTTAAAACACACCACCGGGTATGTTCGGCCCGACGGCTCTAACAACCAATCGTTTCCTTCGGGCCACACGTCGTTTGCCTTTGCCGGAGCGGGTGTACTCGACCGCGAGTTTGGTCGAACCAACGTACTGATTCCGGTAGCCGGGTACGCGATGGCAGGCTCGACGGGGTATCTCCGCATGGTGAATGACAAACACTGGATTTCGGATGTTCTCGTGGGGGCCGGTATTGGATTGCTATCCGCCGAAGCCGCCTACCACGTCTATCCGTGGGTTAAACGAAAACTGACCCGCCGTCGAAACCGACATGCGCTGTCCAACTAA
- a CDS encoding tetratricopeptide repeat protein produces MERFTLIHKRLYLLLGCWWLWTGSGVAQSAGSGTMAAQQALVRQSLQAVYNNNPGLADKLLKQLDQRTAHHPAVDLLRAVRLHWQWFPARTDDRLRGQLVNLLEKTADETQAQLDKRPDDPELIFTYFTTEAMLTRMAYFDHQTIKSVGYAKKAYSYLQKGRAYRQQYPDFSLSSGLYDYYREEYPELHPVYKPLVWFMRSGDKQNGLAQLVIASRQSLFSQVEATLYLTHILADYENRAPEALPYLAQLARQYPDNLFFAGRYAEVLLHAGRLAQAAPLIDSLQTSQSPFYQQVGQLLTARLKLAQGALREADALAQIVLQKPPKDEAYQAWAYAVRARVAAQTNQPKQARVFYKKVLDLAEYPILSREAKQYLE; encoded by the coding sequence ATGGAGCGATTTACGCTGATTCACAAACGCCTGTATTTACTGCTCGGTTGCTGGTGGCTCTGGACCGGCAGTGGGGTTGCTCAGTCGGCTGGTTCGGGTACGATGGCCGCGCAGCAAGCCCTGGTTAGGCAGTCCCTTCAGGCAGTCTATAACAATAATCCGGGACTGGCGGACAAGCTGCTGAAGCAGTTGGATCAGCGAACGGCGCACCATCCCGCCGTGGATTTGCTCCGGGCGGTACGGCTGCACTGGCAGTGGTTTCCCGCCCGGACGGACGACCGATTACGGGGCCAGTTGGTGAACCTGCTCGAAAAAACGGCGGACGAAACGCAAGCCCAGCTTGACAAACGGCCCGACGATCCCGAACTGATATTCACCTATTTTACCACGGAAGCTATGCTAACGCGGATGGCGTATTTCGACCATCAGACAATTAAGTCGGTTGGATATGCCAAGAAAGCCTACAGTTATCTCCAGAAAGGTCGGGCTTATCGCCAACAGTATCCCGACTTTAGCCTGTCTTCGGGTCTGTACGATTACTACCGGGAAGAATACCCAGAACTACACCCCGTGTACAAGCCCCTGGTCTGGTTTATGCGATCCGGCGATAAGCAGAATGGGCTGGCTCAATTGGTTATCGCGTCCCGGCAATCGCTGTTCTCGCAGGTGGAAGCCACACTGTATCTGACGCACATTCTGGCCGATTACGAGAACCGCGCCCCCGAAGCCCTGCCTTATCTGGCTCAGTTAGCCAGGCAGTATCCCGACAATTTGTTCTTTGCCGGGCGTTACGCCGAAGTGTTGCTCCATGCGGGGCGGCTGGCGCAGGCGGCTCCACTGATCGACAGTTTGCAGACCAGCCAATCTCCCTTTTATCAGCAGGTAGGCCAATTATTGACCGCCCGGCTCAAACTGGCGCAGGGAGCTTTGCGGGAAGCGGATGCACTGGCACAAATCGTTTTACAAAAACCGCCTAAAGATGAGGCTTACCAGGCGTGGGCCTACGCCGTGCGGGCGCGGGTTGCGGCTCAGACAAATCAGCCGAAGCAGGCGCGTGTGTTTTATAAGAAAGTGCTCGACCTGGCTGAGTACCCCATTCTGAGCCGCGAAGCAAAGCAGTATTTAGAGTGA